A genomic segment from Aegilops tauschii subsp. strangulata cultivar AL8/78 chromosome 1, Aet v6.0, whole genome shotgun sequence encodes:
- the LOC109746193 gene encoding uncharacterized protein: MTSVAAAVALLRLPLAHLSSHLRSLPSRPVPSARLRLSAPHRPLCSLLTSGHGLAVAAVSEAVVAADEEEFEATEEQQEEAPPSFVLPRLPRPKLDVKERKELASYAHGLGKKLKSQQVGKGGVTPNLVTAFTDNLESNELLKLKIHGNCPGELPDVIRQLEESTGSIAVDQIGRSVILYRPSSSKMKKREEVARNREEYARNNPRFGKSENAFEERPRNNSAGRRFVKSGSTFRTQQKRRPVASKGSSYSRG, encoded by the exons ATGACGAGCGTTGCGGCGGCGGTCGCCCTCCTCCGCCTCCCTCTCGCCCACCTCTCCTCCCACCTCCGGTCGCTCCCTtcccgtcccgtcccgtccgctCGCCTCCGCCTCTCCGCCCCCCACCGCCCTCTCTGCTCCCTCCTCACCAGCGGCCACGGCCTCGCCGTAGCGGCCGTGTCCGAGGCGGTGGTCGCGGCGGATGAAGAGGAGTTCGAAGCGACGGaggagcagcaggaggaggcgcccccttccttcGTGCTCCCGCGGCTGCCGCGGCCGAAGCTCGACGTGAAGGAGCGGAAGGAGCTCGCCTCGTACGCGCACGGCCTCGGCAAGAAGCTCAAGTCGCAGCAGGTGGGGAAGGGCGGCGTCACGCCCAACCTCGTCACCGCCTTCACGGACAACCTCGAGTCCAACGAGCTCCTCAAG CTAAAAATTCATGGAAACTGCCCTGGAGAACTACCTGATGTGATACGACAACTTGAGGAGTCAACTGGATCCATTGCTGTTGACCAAATCGGCCGCTCGGTTATTCTATATAGGCCTAGCTCCAGCAAGATGAAAAAGAGGGAAGAAGTCGCTAGAAACAGAGAAGAGTATGCAAGAAACAATCCGAGGTTTGGAAAATCTGAAAATGCATTTGAAGAACGTCCTAGGAACAACAGCGCAGGCAGGAGATTCGTAAAATCTGGGTCGACATTTAGGACTCAACAGAAGAGAAGACCGGTAGCATCCAAGGGGTCGTCATACAGCAGAGGGTAG
- the LOC109746192 gene encoding SH3 domain-containing protein 2, with product MEAIRKQASKLREQVARQQQAVLKQFGGGYADSVFADEGEAQQHSKLEKLYISTRAAKHFQRDIVRGVEGYIVTGSKQVELGNKLCDDGKKYGVENTCTSGSTLSRAALSFAKARSLMEKERANLLKAFGTQVAEPLRAMVMGAPLEDARHLAQRYDRMRQEAEAQAIEVSKRQMKLRETSGNGDMISRLEAAESKLQELKSNMGTLGKEAVAAMTAVEAQQQRLTLQRLIAMVESERSYHQRVLQILDQLEREMVSERQRIEGAPPPVIENSMPPPPAYEEVNGIFMRTPTVAELVETVEHFLAEAIQSYRAESETELNLSTGDYIVVRKVSNNGWAEGECRGKAGWFPSEFIEKRDRVLASKVAQVF from the exons ATGGAGGCCATCCGTAAGCAGGCATCCAAGCTCCGAGAGCAGGTCGCCCGGCAGCAGCAG GCCGTGCTGAAGCAGTTCGGGGGCGGGTACGCGGACAGCGTGTTCGCGGACGAGGGCGAGGCGCAGCAGCACTCGAAGCTCGAGAAGCTCTACATCTCCACGCGCGCCGCCAAG CACTTCCAAAGGGATATAGTTCGTGGGGTCGAGGGCTATATCGTCACAGGCTCGAAGCAAGTCGAATTAG GCAATAAGTTATGTGACGATGGCAAGAAGTATGGTGTTGAGAATACCTGTACCAGTGGGAGTACATTGTCGAGGGCAGCGTTGAGTTTTGCGAAGGCGCGATCCCTGATGGAGAAGGAACGGGCAAACCTGCTGAAAGCGTTTGGCACCCAG GTAGCAGAGCCACTGAGAGCCATGGTGATGGGAGCTCCTTTGGAAGATGCTCGTCACCTTGCCCAAAGATATGACAGAATGCGTCAAGAAGCTGAAGCACAG GCCATTGAAGTTTCAAAGCGCCAAATGAAATTAAGAGAGACATCTGGAAATGGTGATATGATTTCAAGGTTAGAGGCTGCTGAGTCGAAGCTGCAAGAGTTAAAATCAAATATGGGGACTCTAGGCAAAGAAGCTGTTGCAGCAATGACTGCTGTTGAAGCCCAACAACAAAGGCTGACATTACAACGACTTATCGCGATG GTTGAATCTGAGAGAAGTTACCACCAAAGGGTCCTACAGATTCTGGATCAACTTGAAAGAGAG ATGGTATCTGAGCGACAAAGAATTGAAGGAGCACCTCCTCCAGTCATTGAGAATTCTATGCCACCGCCACCCGCATATGAAGAAGTTAACGGTATATTCATGAGGACTCCAACAGTTGCAGAATTGGTGGAGACAGTGGAGCACTTCCTGGCTGAG GCAATCCAGTCATACCGAGCTGAGAGTGAAACTGAGCTCAACCTGTCAACTGGCGACTACATAGTTGTCCGGAAG GTGTCAAACAATGGGTGGGCTGAAGGTGAGTGCAGGGGGAAAGCTGGCTGGTTCCCTTCCGAGTTCATCGAAAAACGGGACCGTGTACTGGCGAGCAAAGTCGCCCAGGTCTTCTAG